TTAAAGTAGTCAAGTTTCAATTTTACGTGTCTTCAATAATGTAGCAGTGGAGTCTTAGTTTGTAGGAGTTTGTTTCTACACATGTTCTAGTTAGTGGGATATATTAGTGGGTTTTTGTTATTGCTAttctcttgctttttttttattaagtgatTTTGGATGTCATGTCTATTTTAATTGGCCTATGATCTGATGAATAAAGTATGAGAGTTACAACAGCAATTCTCTCGAGTGTCTTCTTCTCTGAGCTTATTTGATCAAATTACAACAGTAGTATCAAATTGTTTAGAGGTTATTGAACCATCCTTGCCGCTTGTTCTTTCAACAACCACCACCGACACCAATCTGCACCACCACGCCTCACCGCCGTCTATACTCGTCGCCGTGCCAGCCGACGTTCGTAGCTGCGAGCCGCGGACTCAATTGGTCGGGAGTCTCGCAACAGATCCACACCGCCGCTACCTTGCCAACTCGTCACTGTCCACCCCACCACCATGAGCCGAGCCCAGCAAATTCGAGACCCGCCGTGCCAAGCCGCAAGTTCCGTCGACTGTGAACCACCCCCGAACCCAAACCCGAGAGATCCTCCGCCATCGATCATCGTGGACCTGTAAGCTTCAGCCAATCAAAACCCACGGCCCTCCTCCACCCAAACCTCAACTACGTCACGCCTCCACCGGCCGTGCTCCAGCCGCCTCGATCCAGCCCCGCGAGTCGCAGCTGCCCAGCCGCGACGCTAGCCAAGAAATCCATATCCGAAACCCCCTAACATTTGACGCCGTACTCGCGAGATTCCGGAGCCGAGAGCCCCAGCCGTGCCGACCGTCGAACCACCTACGAGTAGCTCAGCTCCTGACCCCGTGACCTGACCAGAGACTGTAGCTGACCCCGACCCAAAGCCCTCTGCCCTGAACCAGAAAATCGATCAGAGAAAACTGACCCGAACCGCTGCTGACCAGTCCTGAACCCGAACCGCCCTGACCTGACCTGATAGCCTTGTGACCCGAGCCCGTGAGATCCGGACCCAAACCGTACCGCCGCGGGCTTCGCTTGTTGCTCGATGCTCGTGAACCCCATGGGTTGTCGTGGTCATCACCGACGTGCCCGAGTCGTTACCGAACCGTGATttagtttgtgagttaacccttaATTTCTGATTGTGTCGTTAATTGTACTGAGGATTAGTTTAATTGGCATTAATCGTGGGTTAATTAGCTGGAGCCGAGTAGACTGTAAATTGTTTGAccgattaatcaaaattggcttaATTAATCGTAatcatattaattaattatagtagGACTAGTTAACCGTGATtgggataattaattattattaccGAGTGGCTACTGGGTGAGTATTGGTTGACTGTTGTGTGCATTGGGTGTGTACATATTTGTATATAGATGCGAGAATTGATCACCCTGTATCGGATACAAGTCTGGTCaataaattgtgcattcatgtgaccacatgTGGAATCAAATTGCgaatttgagcatgaaaaatggcCTGGGGATGAGTTTTTAAGCACGACCGTATGagcattgaattaaatgcaaaggtAAAAATTGGCTAGTTGCTTGGCGTGCTTGTGTGATCACATGATGAATGCATGATATGATCGTGTCGGCGGGAGTTTCGAATCACACGGCTTATCGGATGTTTGATATGATTGTGCCGacgggagttcggaatcacacgacttatcgGTCGCATGACATTCCATATCGGCCGGAGTACGGAATCACACGGCTGGTTGGATGCCGATTGCGGCAAGTCGAGGACCAACGCTCCATACGGGAATGCCCGACATGTCCATGCCAACGGAAGTTCAGAACTACATGGCTTATCGATCGCCGTCGCCGAAGGAATGAGACGAAGTTCGGTCATGCCGGAAAaacaccaactgtctagtgtgctgAGTACCAATTGCCTAGTGTGTCGGGCAAATTAGCCTTTAATAATCGGAACACGCGTGGTAGACTGTGCATGCAAACCGTAATGAGTGTTCTGATTGTATGCCTTGGTTTGTGTGACCGTTGAGTCGTGTCGAGTATTGTATATGTGTGAACCAAGGCGGGGTAAGCTTGCATATGATTGGTGTTATATTGTTAGGTTGTGCCTGTTCTTGTGTTAGCTAGAGCGTTGCGTAgatcgcacgctattgatctaCTATTGATGTTGTCTTGCATGTATAGGCCGCCTTGAGGAATTAGCGCCCTAGTCGaacttaggtgttgactcactGAGATTTATTTCCCACCTCGTTGTTATTGACACCTTTTCGGGACCGAGTTAATGGAACAACACCCAATCAGGTTTGAAGTTCCTATTCACCAGTCATTTGATATCGAATACCATCCCGTTCTAGGTCCGGACAGGGTCTAGGAACATCACGTGACGATATTATGGGTTGAGGAGGGATTAGGGTACCTAGTACCCCATCGCTTCGCAGCCTGGCATGCGTCGAGGCGACCTTCTCTACGGCCCGATCCCAGGATTGGAAGGGCTGCCAACTACGGCCCCTAGATTCCATGCTTGGGACGTGATGGATGTTAATATGCCCGACGGGAAAGTAGTGGACCCGACTTGGACACTGCCTGGTTACGACTCCTAAGTAGTGTGGGTGGTGCTGAGGATGACGTGGCCCATCTTTTGAAGCAGATATGACTCCCTCAAGGCAGACTTGGTCATCTTTGATTATCTCCAGCCATGGGCCTCAGTTGCAGCTAGTGAGCTGAACATAAGTGCTGTGGTTTTCCTTACCATGAGGGCTGCCTCCTGTTCTTTCTTGACTCACCCCATTCATCACACCTTCGACGAATACCCCTTTTCGGCTCTGACTTTGCCCGAGTCTGACAACCTTAGAATCGCTCAGTTGATGAATTCCAGTGCCAATGGATACAAGAACAAGGAGAGGTTCTGGGAGTGCATGGAGAGGTCATCCAACATTGTCTTGATCAAAACATTTAGAGTCATGGAAGCCAAGTCTCTAATTAGTGAAAAGGAGGGTGGTGACTGTTGGGCCTCTTCTTCAAGAACCTGCCAACAAGGACGGCGATGGACCCAAGATCATGGGGACAGGAGGCAACTTTCTTCAGCTGTGTTAGTTTCTTCTGGGAGTGAGTACTTCCTTTctgaagaagagagggaggagatTGCTTATGGATTGGAGCTTAGCAATGTGGGCTTTATCTGGGTTCTCAAATTTCATGGTGGAGGAGAAGTTACAGTACATGAGGCTCTATCACAAGGATTTCTACAGAGGATTGGGCACAGAGGACTGGTTGTGGAAGGATGGGCCCCACAGGCCAAGATTTTGGGACATCCAGGCATTGGTGAGTTTGTGAGTCACTGTGGTTGGAGCTCAACACTTGAGGCAATTCTTCTTGGAGTGCCAATCATAGCCATGCCAATGCACCTTGATCAGCCTCTGAATGCAAAGCTTGCGGTGGAGATCGGTGCGGTCATGGAGGTGGACAGGGGAAGCGGAGGATTTAGAAGGGAGGAGGTGGCAAGAGTTATACAACAAGTGATGGTGGAGGAAAAAGGGCAGGAGGCCAAAAGAAATGCTCAAGAATTGGGTGAGAGAATGAGAGAGGAGCAAGAAGAGATGGATGGTGCGGTTGAGAAGCTGAAGCAGCTTATTGAAGTATAATCTCTTTGCCGGttgagtaaaaagaaaagaataatttgt
The genomic region above belongs to Rhodamnia argentea isolate NSW1041297 chromosome 6, ASM2092103v1, whole genome shotgun sequence and contains:
- the LOC115734337 gene encoding UDP-glucosyltransferase 29-like, with product MRRGDLLYGPIPGLEGLPTTAPRFHAWDVMDVNMPDGKPWASVAASELNISAVVFLTMRAASCSFLTHPIHHTFDEYPFSALTLPESDNLRIAQLMNSSANGYKNKERFWECMERSSNIVLIKTFRVMEAKSLISEKEGGDCWASSSRTCQQGRRWTQDHGDRRQLSSAVLVSSGSEYFLSEEEREEIAYGLELSNVGFIWVLKFHGGGEVTVHEALSQGFLQRIGHRGLVVEGWAPQAKILGHPGIGEFVSHCGWSSTLEAILLGVPIIAMPMHLDQPLNAKLAVEIGAVMEVDRGSGGFRREEVARVIQQVMVEEKGQEAKRNAQELGERMREEQEEMDGAVEKLKQLIEV